In Calonectris borealis chromosome 20, bCalBor7.hap1.2, whole genome shotgun sequence, a genomic segment contains:
- the MFSD6L gene encoding major facilitator superfamily domain-containing protein 6-like, with product MSEQWDVGRALALSGLFRLLQGAGRACAAPFLTLYLRHLGLPAPLVGVVAGARHMAAALWAPLCSRCPKGRRKRRLLVTSSLLGSAGASLLLTLIPPADGDAGYKYCNASQQPGDRGATTTVPNLGTSSHSVLSMSAVTNAKAVLKETVKTTAGVLIASRKPTRTSAAFQGLFGLTDTLEKKGRGIGEGGTKTNGYSDGPSGWTTSVEAGNWETGEAEMPAPYRPPLRGLEKETSSLGSAAIDLADNAEESLFATESNELSLFKTTLPTVGDAYVSGNLSDHWKDPQDVSFDAVQNIFQDREHQVFLMVLGAVVLWELLATSLEWTVDESLYEYLDFVDATDRYGKLWIWSYLGASVGACSIAIFVDQLNCFLSSTITRLAVHFYGYALLITLSLFVSVFFPVHVPKRTDRVNKTAKALALLWSDSRAILYAITVFLAGAAGSAVQNFLFWQMQDRGSSELYMGLSVAVGLLAEILLYFFKGKLLRTFSSSKIVAVSLSLLAVQLLCYSFLWTAWSVLLIQILSAFSSGALWWVINMTVDDIATPGMERSLHAVLQGLCYGGGASLGSFAGGFVVKYFGLAVLYRACCVCLVLWLFLILIVQSKLPRQKKINYSRLLAADSSDMSDSDEENERDWLVKAMKDESFNRNWSQQHGIN from the coding sequence ATGAGCGAGCAGTGGGACGTCGGCCGGGCCCTGGCCCTCTCCGGCCTCTTCCGTCTCCtgcagggcgcgggcagggcctGCGCGGCCCCGTTCCTGACGCTGTACCTCCGGCACctggggctgccggccccgctggTGGGCGTCGTGGCCGGAGCCAGGCACATGGCGGCAGCTCTCTGGGCTCCCCTCTGCTCCCGCTGCCCCAAGGGCCGCAGGAAGCGGCGCCTTCTGGTCACCAGCTCCTTGCTGGGCTCGGCGGGGGCCAGCCTGCTGCTCACCCTCATCCCACCCGCCGACGGGGACGCGGGGTACAAGTACTGTAACGCCAGCCAGCAGCCGGGTGACCGAGGGGCCACCACCACAGTGCCCAATCTGGGCACGAGCAGCCACAGTGTTTTAAGCATGAGTGCTGTTACGAACGCAAAAGCTGTGTTGAAAGAAACGGTGAAAACGACTGCTGGTGTTTTAATAGCAAGCAGAAAGCCAACACGAACCAGTGCAGCCTTCCAGGGATTATTTGGCCTGACAGATACGCTTgagaaaaaaggcagagggatTGGTGAAGGTGGTACAAAGACAAATGGCTACTCTGATGGTCCCTCTGGCTGGACAACTTCTGTGGAAGCAGGTAACTGGGAGACAGGAGAGGCAGAAATGCCAGCTCCCTACAGACCTCCCTTACGTGGACTTGAGAAGGAAACGAGCAGTCTGGGTTCTGCTGCGATAGATCTTGCTGATAACGCTGAAGAAAGCCTTTTTGCTACTGAAAGTAATGAGCTCTCTTTGTTTAAAACAACTCTTCCTACTGTTGGAGATGCTTATGTGTCTGGAAACCTTTCAGACCACTGGAAAGACCCTCAGGATGTCAGCTTCGACGCGGTGCAAAACATCTTTCAGGACAGAGAGCATCAGGTTTTTCTTATGGTACTGGGTGCTGTTGTGCTTTGGGAGCTGTTGGCTACGTCTCTCGAATGGACAGTGGATGAGAGTCTCTATGAATATCTCGACTTCGTTGACGCGACTGACAGGTATGGCAAGCTGTGGATTTGGAGTTACCtgggggcatctgtaggtgcttGCAGCATTGCCATATTTGTGGATCAACTGAATTGCTTCCTCAGCAGTACAATCACCCGCCTCGCTGTCCATTTCTATGGCTATGCTCTCCTGATAACACTCTCGTTGTTCGTCAGTGTCTTTTTTCCTGTCCATGTTCCCAAGAGAACTGACCGTGTTAACAAAACCGCCAAAGCCTTGGCCCTGCTGTGGAGCGACAGCCGAGCGATCCTGTATGCCATCACAGTCTTCCTCGCTGGCGCAGCTGGGTCTGCGGTACAGAACTTTCTCTTCTGGCAGATGCAGGACCGAGGCAGCAGTGAGCTGTACATGGGGCTCTCTGTGGCCGTTGGGCTACTTgctgaaattttgctttatttcttcaaaGGGAAGTTGCTGAGGACTTTCTCGAGCAGCAAAATTGTTGCAGTCAGTCTAAGCCTCCTGGCAGTACAGCTTCTGTGCTACTCCTTCTTGTGGACTGCGTGGTCAGTTCTCCTCATCCAGATTTTATCCGCCTTCAGTAGCGGTGCTTTGTGGTGGGTGATTAACATGACGGTGGATGACATAGCCACTCCAGGCATGGAGAGGTCCCTGCACGCTGTTCTCCAGGGCCTCTGCTATGGCGGAGGAGCAAGCTTGGGCAGTTTTGCAGGGGGATTTGTCGTGAAATACTTTGGCCTGGCAGTTCTTTACAGGGCGTGCTGCGTGTGCCTGGTGCTGTGGCTCTTCTTAATCTTAATTGTCCAGTCTAAATTGCCGCGGCAGAAAAAGATCAATTATTCTCGTCTCTTGGCTGCTGATTCCAGCGATATGAGTGACTCTGACGAGGAGAATGAGAGGGACTGGCTGGTAAAAGCTATGAAGGATGAAAGCTTTAATAGGAATTGGTCACAACAGCATGGGATCAACTAA